The Prionailurus bengalensis isolate Pbe53 chromosome C2, Fcat_Pben_1.1_paternal_pri, whole genome shotgun sequence DNA segment TTGCTTTGCAGAATGAGAAAGGTTGCTTTCTTCCAAGATGCAGTGAAGTTGCTTGCACAGGGGAACTGCGTCTGAGGACGCAGTCCCCTTTGGTCTGAGGACACTGTCCCCTTTGCTCTTTTAGGAGAATCtcaagagggagaaacagagaattaGGTCCTGTGGTGAGACTGGGTGTGAGCAGGGCTCCTCCCTCTGTGTGATTCCCAGTGGGCCCCAAGTGGAAGGGAATGTTTAGGAACACTTACTGTGGAGTGTAAACCAAGGAGTTGCTTGGAATGTTTGATCTAATGGTTACATAATCTCCTGTTTGCCTATACTGCCTATTTCTTAtgtttgtccaaggtcacagttGCTAAGTGTTATATACAAATAggtgttatttttaaagcatcaagGAAAAAAGATCTCTGTGATACTGGGGTACATTTCCAACCCAGTAGTTGACATGCTACTGTTTTGTCCTAGAATTTGTTATTCATCGTGGGTCAGTTTAGAAAAGCCAAATAACAGAGAAAATCATAGCCCTTCTGAAGGGAAAGACTTTTAAAGTGTGGACCCAACCCTTGCTTGCAGGGCCCATCAGTTCTCATTTCTGTCAGCCTGAAACCCCTGGTGAAGACTGAAAAATAATCATGAGGGGAGGAAGTCTGTACAACATGGATGCTTCtgtgaggggtgggaggtggtgggaggcCCCCCGGGAGCCAGGCTGGGTGTGGGGCAGTAAGAAGCTCCCCTCTGGGCCCTGGAGGTGTCAGGCCCCAGTCCGGGGATGCCTACGGAGGGCACTTTGCACCGGCCTTGTTTGCAGCCTGCTCACCTGTATTAGTGCCTTTACTCTTCTCGGCAATCCTATGAGTTcccctgaattgtacacttgagGGGATTGACAGACAGCAACAGGCAGGGTTTTGTGCAAGGTCGTCACGTAAGGCAGCAGAGCCAAGACCTTTTTATTTCCAGATGTTTGTCTTGAAAGCTCTCAGAGAGAAAAGTGGGAAGAATAGGACTGCGGACACCCATGTATCCACCAAACTAGCCCCAACAATGATGAGTATTTCACTTTCCTTATATGTTCATCTTCTGCGGAGGCTTTGCTGAACTGTGTTAATGTTACACACTTGGTGACCATTTATCCCCACATGAATAGCACATTAGCCTTGAGGAGATTTGACAGTACTTCTTTCATATGCATTGATACCAATCCATATTCCCTTTTCCCCCTTGTCTCAGGTTGTCTCATGGATATGCCTCTAGTGCCCACTCCCATTTCACACCTTGCAGCTCCTTTTTCTCCAATGACTTTGATATTTAACGAGACCACAGTGAATGTCTATCTGTGGTGGGGTTGCCCATGTCATAGTAGAGGCTGATAAAGTATGCTGGCTAGGGACACCCAGCCCCATTCATGAGATTATAAGTCGTCTCTGTTGACTTTCAAGCTAGAACGGCAGAGACAACAATATTCACTATTTGGCTCATTCACTAATGTTTACCAACCCCTGAGTTAAACTGTCCCTTCTCTTGACCTAGCTTATGGTCTGTTAGAATTTGGGCTGGTTGGCACGAAACGATTTGCACACGTGGACATTTACTTAACCTGTTTATTCATCTatgatgttcatttattattttcatcaatttcattttttccccttatatatcacagaagaaatcacaaaagactTCACAGAATTAGTAGCCAGTTCATTGTGAGTATTCGGTATGGACActgattcttccttttatttatttatctttttgcttaAGGAAATTGTTCACAGTGTAAGAGTTCTTTGGTCAAATCATGGCAGTATCATAATGGGTCCCATGGAGGGAACTGAGGGTAGGGTCCCCATTGTTCAACTTTCTTCTCCGTAACAAACTCCCCGTGAGGCCCCTTAGCATCTGAGGGCAAAAGGGCCAAGTAGACGGGGGTCTCTGCTCCTTCTTCTGGGCTTTTAATGGCTGTAGGTCCACCCATGTCTGTTCTCACCCACCCAGGGCAGCAGGCATTCAGgaggatcctgtctccctcctctgctcactcagtTTCCTGGCATGGATTCTGGACAGGACGGTGACACCCATCTTTGACACTCCATATGTGAGTGCCCTCGTATCAGGCCTGCCCTCCTTCCTGTGTACCCCACTCTTTGTGTCTTCCACGAACTTGTTCATGAGCCCCACCAGCTCCTCCTCTGTGATGGTCTCACTTCTGGAGTTCTGCAGTTCTGAGCTGTAGTTCTTAAGAGCTATGAAGCTCGTTATGCTAGACACAGTGACCACACTGCCTAAAATACAACACAAATAGTCACATAGAATCACATGCATGAGAATGATGAGTACCAAAATTCCTGCATTTGTCCATTTGGGAGACAATTAGCAGTATGCTAAGAGTGTTAATGTAGTCTTCTTATATAAGTGAAGGATACGATACAGTTTTGACCTTTGTAACACTCATAATGTCTCAgatgatgtcagagaaatgatCTACTGGGAGAGCACAGTGCCCAGATGTCCcataaagaaaagagagtgaggggcacctgggtggctcagtccgttcagtggctgactttggttcgggtcatgaactcatggtccatgggtccgagccccgcgtcgggctctgtgctgatagctcagagcctggagcctgctttggattctgtgtctccctctctctctgcccctcccctgctcatgctctgtctctctctgtctgaaaactaaaaataaattaaaaacaaaagaaaagagagtgatTTATATGGGAACATGCCATCTGAACGTGAGGGGGCACTCACTGCAATTATGAGTAGAGAACCACTTTTCTTCACAGGTCGCCTTTGAGACCATCTTAACATCTTATTGTCCCATGGCCAGTGCTCTGTGAATGGTTGTCTATACCAAAGAAACAATTGATCAGTTTATTGATTACCTTTTGTAGGAGAACAGACTGCATGGTTTTGTGGGCTGTTGCTCTGTTGTAACCAGGTAAAAACAAATCACCTCATGGGCTAATGTGCATGGCTATTTTCTCTATGTTGGGATTTCATCAACTTGGGAGCAGTGAGAAATTACCAGGCAATATGGTCATGGGAAGGGGCTGTGGAACAGTCACATGTTAAAGAGGTgctataaaaagaaatgctacaacatggatgaatcttggtAACATTACCCAAAAGAAAGTGGCCAGTCACAAAAGTGACTATTCattatatgattttcttaaaaaaaattttttttcaacgtttatttatttttgggacagagagagacagagcatgaacgggggaggggcagagagagagggagacacagaatcggaaacaggctccaggctctgggccgtcagcccagagcctgacgcggggctcgaactcccggaccgcgagatcgtgacctggctgaagtcggacgcttaaccgactgcgccacccaggcgcccctatatgattttctttatacAGGATGTTCAGAAAAGTAAATGTTCAGACAGGAAATAGACTGCAGGTTGCTTCAGGTAGTGGGATTGCAGGAAAAGAGGGCTGGTGCTAAGGGCACAGGTTCTCCTCGGGGTGATGACCATATGCTAATCTTGAAGCAGTGATCATTCCACAAGTCTGTCCATATACTAAACTCCACTGAATCGCATATTTGAAATGGGGGAAGTGTATGatatgtaaattgtatctcagtaaaactgttaAAAGTGTAAACCAATTTCACAGTTGtcactaattctttttaaaaatataaatattcataaaagtgAGCGGTTATTGACATGTATAAATagtttactatttttgtatttaaatgagTATCTTTTGCCCAATAGAAAGGTTATGAGAATGTACCAATGATAAGAGCTTCAAGAAATTTAGGAAACTGTCCCTGTTTTATGTCAATATCCTGGAAAGACAGAATGGCAGTGCCACATAAGTTCACTGGGAGAGACAATGCATGACCCTGTGACTCTCATTAAGTGGTGTTTAGAGATAATTAAAATGAGTTAAAGAAACTCTCTTAGTAATGTAACTATTTTCTAAGGTGAACACTTTTTAGAAAGGGGTCAGTGATTCCAGTCTTTCCTTTCATCTACAGCATGTTAAGTGTAAGTTTAATGGAACATATTTGTCAAATGTTTAATAAGTACCTGTCAGATTTTATTACTGACCActaatcatatttattttactttcaaaaatattatctgcctgtgtaataataaaaataaaatatgttttaggaATCAAAATTGCAACACattgaaatgtttgaaataaaaaaagatgggggCAGAAGAACCCACCCTGGGTAACTGGTATACCAGAAAGGCAGCTGCATTTACTCACAGGGGTTGGAACCATTTTCTTATGTACCTTTAGTATAGTCAGTAGAGGGAGAATCTCTACTAATTTTCTGTACTGAAGTGATGACCTCTTGTCTATTCTGTATTGTTTATCTCAGGAAGTTTAGAATCACCTGTGAGAATGCTTACTAGGGTATATGAGAGAAGTCAGATGGGGAGTAAAAGGTTTTGTGTGGAAATTCCTAGATGTGGATGCCACAACCATTCTCTCTTCCCAGGCATATCCCACCCACTGACCACATCCCCAAATGGACAGGGGGGCTGTTAGGGGACTTCTCCTTGGAACTGGGAGAGATGGTAGACCCTTCTGGTCTGACAGTCCAGAACAGGACACACACAGGAATGGGAAGCATTTGTAGAGTTTACACAGCAGAGATTCTGATCCAAACATTTTGTCTCCAGCGTGGACTCATGGCTTTTAAGAGTTATTGTGAGGACTGTGAACTGAAATGCATACAGTCTATGCACAAAGAAGTGTATGGGCCATCCCGATGTCCTTGTTTTATGGGTGTATGAGTGCATGGGAGTGAGTGATGTGTGAGTGTGTTTGAgaaagagactgtgtgtgtgactgtgtgtgacactgtgtgtgaggtggtatgtAAAAGGGTTGCCTTGTCACAGTCACTGTGAAAAGCTGATAACCTAGGTAAGAAAGGACTCTTGCGCTGGTGCGGCCAGGGTGTGTGTTGGGCTTACAGTTTATCCAGACCATTACTGTGTATGTGACCAGGGATTTATTGTTAGGAAATCTCTCACCGTCTCCTACTCTTCAAACCTCACTGTCCTCAAGCAGAGCCACAGTGATCTACACAACACAGGATATTTTAGACACCATCTCATCTGGGGTCACAAAGTTCCAGTGCATTACTTGATTCTCAAGGCTATTCAGAGTCTGTCTATAATTCCAAGCTGGTTTTCATGACCTTTGATGATTTAACATTCATCACATTCCCTGGAAGATTCATGTTTTCTAATATCAAGAGGACCAGTTGTTAAGCCTCTGGACTGACAAGAGATTTTTAGAAAACActtcagagttttaaaatgtgCCTCCTGTGGTTTTCCATGAAATACCTGGGCCCTGTAATAAGGAAGATATTGGCCCGATCAAGCACAGtcctcttattttctgtttctctggcatTACTTTGTACGGCTTCATTTGAAGAAGGGAGATGTAGGGAAAATGATGTGAGGTCCTCGAGGAGTGAGAAGATCCACTAGTTTGGATGTCACATGACCTCCGTCTGCAACCAGATGTGCTTGTGACCTTGAGATCCATTATTCCTCCATGTTCTTAATGGGGACCATATATAAAATGCCCAGCACATTACATCTAGAATGTCTGCCCATCTATCCTCTCTAGAATCAATATGTCagactatgtgtgtgtgtgtgagtgagataCCTTTACTATTGTGATTTTTGCCACCAAATTCCTCAATAGCTTTTCAGGCTATAGGATGTTGCAAAGCAGtaccttctttttttcaaaaaaattttttttcaacgtttatttattttggggacagagagagacagagcatgaacgggggaggggcagagagagagggagacacaaaattgggaacaggctccaggctctgagccatcagcccagagcccgacgcggggctcgaactcccggaccacgagatcgtgacctggctgaagtcggacgcttaacggactgcgccacccaggcgccccaaagcagtACCTTCTTAAATGAGTGTTGAGAACACCTTCTTTAAGGTTTCCTTGGTAAGTGTAGCGTTAATAAGACTGTATTTCCAACTACTACTTTAAGTTAGTATCTGAAGAAGAATGTTCAGATTTCCAACGTTCGCTCAATTCCTTAGAGTACTTTAAGTTAATATCTGATGAAGAATGTTCATATTTCCAACATTTGCTGGATTCTTTAGAGATGAGGATACTGTaatatctttttgaaataaaaccaCAGAATAATTTAAAGAGAATAAATGGGAGCAACAGCTTATTTCTCTATAGAGAataattttcagggcacctgggtggctatatcggttaagtgtccaatgtcagcacaggtcatgatcacatggtttgtaagtgttggagcctgtagcctgtagcagttatatatatacacgtatgtacatacatatatatatatatatatatatgtacgtacatatgtatatagtgtTGTTTTTATGGTATCCTGGAAAGAAGATGTTTGTCATGGATTGCCAAAGTAGCAATTGAGATTCTACTGTGTTGCTCTACACATTGAGTTTCCTCACAGTCAGTGTAGAAATACAAGTTCACAGGGAGGAAATTATTAGCCCTTTTGATgtgaaacacttttaaaatgagGACCCTACCCTTCTTTTCTGGGTCTACCAACTTTCATTTGGGTAAGCCTGAAAATCCCTGGTGAAGAGTGAAAAGTAATCAGTGAGTAGAGGCACCTTTAGAACAGGGATGTTAGAACATGGACAACAGCAGATGTGTTGCCCATGATATACTAGAGGCTGGTGAAAAATGCTGCCTGGCACATCCAACCATGCGCATTGGCTCTAGGTTCTTTCAGCTATAAGAGCAGATCTGAGTAGATCCTATAGGGACTCCGTGTCCTGCAAATGTAAAACACTTATTTGTCCCTTTCTATGTTTGCTTCCCCTTGAACTAAACTGTGTGTAACTTCTCTTGATCTAATTAGGTGTATTAGATTTTTCAGGAAGTTTTGAATATACAGTCTATACACACAGGCATTCATAAAGAACCATTTATCCATTTCTGGTGTTCACTATTTCACTGATCTCTTTTGTCTCTgccttttcacagaaaaaaattttaaaaaggaaaaaaaaaaaagaggttagaacgggagggagccaaaacataagagactctaaaaactgagaacaaactgagggttgatggggggtgggagggaggggagggtgggtattGGTTAtggaggaggacacctgttgggatgagcactgggtgttgcatggaaagcaatttgacaataaatttcatatttggaaaaaaatgaataaaaataaaaataaaaaaaatcctctataGAATTAGCAACCTAGTGAAATTAAATACTAGTAGGGATATTTCACACTTTGGGTAGGGATACTATTGACATTGAAAGAGTCCTTTTGGGCAAGGGAGGGGGTATCACAGAGGGGCCCATGGATGGAGGTGTGAATTCAGCTCTCCACTGTTGaacttttttctgtttaataaacTTCCCATGAGGCCCTTCAGCATCAGAGGGCAAACGGGCAAGGAGATGAgggtctctctccttctttgggGTTTTTAGAGGCTTTAGGTCCAGCCATGTATGATCTCACCCACCCTGCCAGGGCAGCAGGCATTCAGGAGGATCttgtcccctctcctctgctcactcagtTTCCTGGCATGGATTCTGGACAGGACCGTGACACCAATTTTTGTCACTCCGTATGCAGTATCAGGCCAGCCCTCCTTCCTGTACATCCTGTTCTTTGTGTCTTCCACGAACTTGTTCATGAGCCCCACCAGCTCCTCCTCTGTGATGGTTTCAGTTCTGAACTTCTGCTGCAGTCCTGGGCTGCAGTTTTTAAGCGATCTGAGGCTCACTATGCTCACACATCGACCAATCTGCCTAAAATACAACACAAAATGTTAtggagaagggcaaagaaagatGAATTCCAGTTTCTCTAAGATTTGGTACTAGAAAATTTCCACTGAAGT contains these protein-coding regions:
- the LOC122492252 gene encoding LOW QUALITY PROTEIN: carbonyl reductase [NADPH] 1-like (The sequence of the model RefSeq protein was modified relative to this genomic sequence to represent the inferred CDS: inserted 1 base in 1 codon), producing MAQATMKSSGDPRGGLQGKEIGRCVSIVSLRSLKNCSPGLQQKFRTETITEEELVGLMNKFVEDTKNRMYRKEGWPDTAYGVTKIGVTVLSRIHARKLSEQRRGDKILLNACCPGRVGILVLIILMHVILCDYLCCILGSVVTVSSITSFIALKNYSSELQNSRSETITEEELVGLMNKFVEDTKSGVHRKEGRPDTRALTYGVSKMGVTVLSRIHARKLSEQRXGDRILLNACCPGWVRTDMGGPTAIKSPEEGAETPVYLALLPSDAKGPHGEFVTEKKVEQWGPYPQFPPWDPL